From the genome of Blautia pseudococcoides, one region includes:
- a CDS encoding alpha-glucuronidase family glycosyl hydrolase — MCNWEQAWLAYEPIENQKNRKFFESVYTDQNGELVKSALQEIETASEKLFNIQIIKTDDREKAGIRLEIDPTLDLGMEGYEITEENDRIHIRAARVNGLLYGTFRFLLMVSAGKDITGISLQENPQNPIRMLNQWDNIDGSIERGYAGNSFFYENGKVCVTKRITDYARLLCSVGINAISINNVNVRDGAEWLITEKHYNELEQISGIFGKYGISMYLCIDFAAPMTLDGLPCADPLNEEVRNWWEKKCGEIFSRIPNMGGFLVKADSEGRPGPFAYGRNHADGANMLARAVKPYGGTIIWRCFVYNCQQDWRDRRTDRACAGYDNFMPLDGKFDDNVILQIKNGPIDFQVREPVHPLFGGLQHTNQMLEVQIAQEYTGQQIDVCYLVPMWKEVLNFSTGCGKPQDTVADIVSGRTFGQQKCGMAAVANTGKDANWTGHDLAGANLYGFGRLAWNPQISAEEIVQEWISLQISRDSDVKKMISDILLRSREVYEKYTAPLGIGFMVNPAYHYGPNPEGYEYSKWGTYHRADHLAVGVDRSEKGTGYSEQYFEKNAALYRDTESCPENLLLFFHRVPYTYRLRSGKTLIQHIYDSHFEGYADVQKMQRDWNCLEDKIPQHIFQRVKERFMRQAENSREWCDVINSFFYRKSMIPDEMGREIF, encoded by the coding sequence ATGTGTAACTGGGAGCAGGCATGGCTTGCATATGAACCGATAGAAAATCAGAAGAACAGGAAATTTTTTGAGTCTGTCTATACAGACCAAAACGGAGAGCTGGTCAAAAGCGCTCTGCAGGAAATAGAGACGGCATCTGAAAAACTATTCAACATTCAGATCATCAAGACGGATGACAGGGAGAAAGCAGGAATTCGGTTAGAAATAGATCCGACACTGGACCTGGGGATGGAAGGATATGAGATAACCGAAGAAAATGACAGAATCCATATCCGTGCAGCCAGGGTAAACGGACTTTTGTACGGAACCTTCCGGTTTCTTCTTATGGTTTCCGCAGGAAAAGATATCACGGGTATTTCCCTTCAGGAAAACCCGCAGAACCCCATTAGAATGCTGAATCAGTGGGATAACATAGACGGCAGCATTGAGCGCGGTTACGCAGGAAACTCTTTTTTTTATGAAAACGGAAAAGTATGCGTAACGAAGCGGATCACAGATTATGCCAGACTGCTTTGTTCCGTTGGAATCAATGCAATTTCCATCAATAATGTGAATGTCCGGGACGGGGCAGAATGGCTTATCACAGAAAAGCACTATAACGAATTGGAGCAGATTTCCGGTATCTTTGGGAAATACGGTATTTCCATGTATCTGTGCATTGATTTTGCAGCGCCCATGACTCTGGACGGGCTTCCCTGCGCGGATCCGCTGAATGAGGAAGTGAGGAACTGGTGGGAGAAAAAATGCGGAGAAATCTTCAGCCGGATTCCCAATATGGGAGGTTTTCTTGTAAAGGCGGACTCTGAGGGACGTCCAGGTCCTTTTGCATACGGCAGGAACCATGCGGATGGCGCCAACATGCTGGCCCGTGCGGTAAAGCCTTATGGAGGAACGATCATCTGGAGATGCTTTGTGTACAATTGTCAGCAGGACTGGCGGGACCGCAGGACAGACCGTGCATGTGCCGGGTATGACAATTTTATGCCTCTGGACGGAAAATTTGATGACAATGTGATCCTCCAGATCAAAAACGGCCCCATTGATTTCCAGGTGAGAGAACCTGTGCATCCCCTTTTCGGCGGCCTGCAGCACACCAACCAGATGCTTGAAGTACAGATAGCTCAGGAATACACAGGCCAGCAGATTGATGTGTGTTATCTTGTTCCCATGTGGAAAGAAGTGCTGAATTTTTCTACAGGCTGTGGAAAACCCCAAGATACAGTTGCGGACATAGTCTCCGGCAGGACATTCGGACAGCAGAAATGCGGCATGGCTGCTGTCGCCAACACAGGAAAGGACGCCAACTGGACAGGACATGACCTTGCAGGCGCCAACTTGTACGGCTTCGGACGCCTGGCCTGGAATCCTCAGATATCAGCAGAAGAAATCGTGCAGGAGTGGATTTCCCTGCAGATCAGCAGAGACAGTGATGTGAAGAAGATGATCTCAGATATCCTTCTTCGTTCCAGAGAAGTTTACGAAAAATATACGGCGCCTTTGGGAATCGGTTTTATGGTAAACCCTGCATACCACTATGGGCCGAATCCGGAAGGATACGAATACTCCAAATGGGGCACCTACCACAGGGCTGACCATCTGGCCGTGGGTGTGGACAGAAGCGAAAAGGGCACCGGATACAGTGAACAGTATTTTGAGAAAAATGCAGCTCTGTACAGAGATACCGAAAGTTGCCCGGAGAATCTGCTGCTGTTTTTCCACCGTGTTCCCTATACATACCGGCTGCGTTCCGGGAAAACATTGATTCAGCATATATATGACAGTCATTTTGAGGGATATGCTGATGTTCAAAAAATGCAGAGAGACTGGAACTGCCTGGAAGATAAAATTCCGCAGCACATTTTTCAAAGAGTCAAAGAACGCTTTATGCGCCAGGCAGAAAACAGCCGGGAATGGTGCGATGTGATCAACAGTTTCTTCTATAGAAAATCCATGATTCCGGACGAAATGGGAAGAGAGATCTTTTGA
- a CDS encoding CPBP family intramembrane glutamic endopeptidase — protein sequence MKSATQIGLKKTIAMVFVITGIFTTLYLIIGTLLPQLPTILIFCILGGLFLLPAEWFLMLRQSKKNYGRYSIKVALTGQEKQSIQHIFFIAFVLFGIAGIFSFTIQPLENALLLTFREKLLLFLPIGFDWSNIEYIKSFPKNIILATCAVYFIFNVFAGPITEEFFFRGYLTAHNNEYEKWTPVIITIIFSLYHFWLPFHNIFRIFVFLPMAYISYRKKNIYFCMVSHILCNLFSTISFIIAIVN from the coding sequence ATGAAAAGCGCAACACAGATAGGACTGAAGAAAACAATAGCAATGGTTTTTGTTATAACAGGGATATTCACTACTCTATATCTTATAATCGGAACACTATTACCACAACTACCGACTATTTTGATATTCTGTATATTAGGGGGATTGTTTTTATTACCTGCTGAATGGTTCCTAATGTTACGGCAGAGTAAAAAAAACTATGGCAGATATTCAATTAAGGTTGCACTGACTGGACAAGAGAAACAGTCTATACAACATATATTCTTTATTGCATTCGTATTATTTGGCATAGCAGGAATATTTTCGTTTACAATTCAGCCACTTGAGAACGCGCTACTGTTGACGTTTCGTGAAAAGTTATTGTTGTTTTTGCCTATTGGTTTTGATTGGAGTAATATAGAATACATAAAGAGTTTTCCTAAAAATATTATTTTAGCTACTTGTGCAGTGTATTTTATATTCAATGTTTTTGCTGGTCCAATTACAGAAGAATTTTTCTTTCGTGGATATTTAACAGCACATAACAATGAATATGAAAAATGGACACCAGTAATTATAACCATTATTTTTTCGTTATATCATTTTTGGCTTCCGTTTCATAATATTTTTCGTATTTTTGTATTTTTACCTATGGCGTATATCAGTTATCGGAAAAAGAATATATATTTTTGCATGGTTTCTCATATCTTATGTAATTTATTCTCAACAATTTCATTTATTATAGCCATAGTCAATTAA
- a CDS encoding carbohydrate ABC transporter permease has product MNRGEIVKTKNIRTVVYHVLVCGFGLAMLYPLCWMFMSSFKETSTIFTTAGSLIPETFTLENYSNGWRGFAGVSFGTFFKNSLFIAVVGTIGTLASSACVAYGFARCQFRGKKILFGAMLASMMLPGQILMVPQYLWYEKLGWVGSFSPLIVPFFFAIQGFFVYLMMNFIEGIPTELDEAAKIDGCSYYGIFFRIILPLMAPSLITGGIFSFMWRWDDFMSALLYINDAAMYPVALALKLFCDPGSSSDYGAMFAMATLSIVPIVLIFIFFQKYLADGIATSGLKG; this is encoded by the coding sequence ATGAACAGGGGTGAGATTGTGAAAACGAAGAATATAAGAACAGTTGTCTATCATGTTTTAGTCTGCGGTTTCGGATTAGCCATGCTGTATCCGCTCTGCTGGATGTTCATGAGCTCTTTCAAGGAGACAAGCACCATTTTTACAACAGCGGGAAGCCTGATTCCTGAAACATTTACACTGGAGAATTATTCCAATGGCTGGAGAGGTTTTGCGGGCGTGTCCTTTGGTACCTTTTTTAAAAATTCTCTCTTTATAGCAGTTGTGGGTACCATCGGTACGCTGGCATCCTCCGCCTGTGTGGCTTACGGCTTTGCCAGATGCCAGTTCAGGGGCAAGAAGATTTTGTTTGGCGCCATGCTGGCCTCCATGATGCTGCCGGGACAGATCCTTATGGTACCCCAGTATCTGTGGTATGAAAAGCTAGGCTGGGTAGGCAGTTTTTCTCCGCTAATCGTTCCGTTTTTCTTTGCCATTCAGGGATTTTTCGTATATTTGATGATGAATTTTATTGAAGGCATCCCCACAGAGCTGGACGAGGCCGCTAAGATTGACGGATGCTCCTATTATGGGATTTTCTTCCGCATCATTCTGCCGCTAATGGCACCGTCGCTGATCACAGGCGGTATCTTCTCCTTTATGTGGAGATGGGATGATTTTATGTCAGCGCTGCTTTATATCAATGATGCTGCCATGTATCCGGTTGCCCTGGCTCTCAAATTGTTCTGTGATCCGGGTTCTTCCTCAGATTATGGTGCCATGTTTGCAATGGCGACGCTTTCCATTGTGCCTATTGTGCTGATATTTATTTTCTTCCAGAAATATCTGGCGGATGGTATCGCTACCTCGGGATTAAAGGGTTGA
- a CDS encoding GlsB/YeaQ/YmgE family stress response membrane protein, protein MLTSLVIGIISGWIAGRIMDVKKGGFIRTIITGIAGSFVGSAVIFAGQPQGFCCRRPCCRWKWSWTDTEHL, encoded by the coding sequence ATGCTTACATCATTAGTGATAGGTATAATATCCGGCTGGATAGCCGGGAGGATCATGGACGTGAAAAAAGGAGGCTTCATTAGAACGATCATCACCGGAATCGCTGGCTCCTTTGTGGGCAGTGCCGTTATCTTCGCCGGTCAGCCACAAGGGTTTTGCTGCAGGCGGCCGTGCTGCCGGTGGAAATGGAGTTGGACAGATACAGAGCATTTGTGA
- a CDS encoding TetR/AcrR family transcriptional regulator, with the protein MPPKAKITREMIIDAALEIARQEGAENINARTVSKKLSCSTQPILYYFERIEDVRIAAHKKGREFHISYVTDLSGNYERPTLEMGMRYIQFAVEEKNLFRFLFHSNYYTSGNLSDWLTEENLGAVFSVLKIQAEVDIKQAYSIFSQIYLVTHGIASLLANNTMIYDKTYCIKTLSNAYLGAMYLMKEGNLL; encoded by the coding sequence ATGCCACCAAAGGCAAAAATTACAAGAGAAATGATTATAGATGCAGCACTTGAAATTGCAAGACAGGAGGGCGCAGAAAATATAAATGCAAGGACTGTTTCAAAAAAACTTAGCTGTTCAACACAGCCTATCTTATATTATTTTGAAAGAATTGAAGATGTCCGAATTGCAGCCCATAAAAAAGGAAGAGAATTTCACATTAGTTATGTGACAGATTTAAGTGGTAACTATGAAAGACCTACGTTAGAAATGGGAATGAGATATATTCAATTTGCCGTAGAAGAAAAAAATCTTTTTCGATTTCTATTTCATTCAAATTACTATACAAGTGGAAATCTTTCTGATTGGCTTACAGAAGAAAATCTGGGTGCCGTATTTTCTGTTTTGAAAATACAAGCAGAGGTAGATATAAAACAAGCATATAGTATCTTTTCTCAAATTTACTTGGTAACACATGGAATAGCCAGTCTACTTGCTAACAATACAATGATATATGATAAGACATATTGTATAAAAACTTTGTCTAATGCTTATTTGGGAGCAATGTATCTGATGAAAGAAGGGAATTTATTATGA
- a CDS encoding NUDIX hydrolase encodes MPEIKKVTPLTENPHVNLYHLDVESKTGRKGHYYVASRAKTEHELKIRTKRNTPDGVIIYSLYGEKKDRVVLVRQYRYAIDSYIYEFPAGLVEPGEDYKEAGIREMKEETGLELSPIDVDQAYEKPYFTTIGMTDESCATVYGYTSGQVSGDGLEDSEELEIVLADREEVRRILREEKAAIMTAYMLMHFLHDEEPFAFLKKI; translated from the coding sequence ATGCCGGAAATAAAAAAAGTAACGCCGCTTACAGAGAATCCCCATGTGAATCTCTACCACCTGGACGTGGAGAGTAAGACAGGCAGAAAAGGCCATTACTACGTGGCGTCCAGGGCAAAGACAGAACATGAACTGAAGATCAGGACAAAGAGAAACACCCCGGATGGTGTGATCATTTACAGCCTTTACGGAGAGAAAAAGGACAGGGTGGTGCTGGTGCGTCAGTACCGCTATGCCATTGACAGTTATATCTATGAGTTTCCGGCAGGCCTGGTAGAGCCTGGTGAGGATTACAAAGAGGCCGGGATCAGAGAAATGAAAGAGGAAACCGGACTTGAGCTGTCCCCCATTGATGTGGATCAGGCGTACGAAAAGCCTTACTTCACAACCATTGGCATGACTGATGAATCCTGCGCCACGGTATATGGCTATACTTCCGGCCAGGTTTCCGGGGACGGGCTGGAGGACTCTGAGGAATTGGAGATCGTGCTGGCGGACAGGGAAGAAGTCAGGAGGATCCTGAGGGAAGAGAAGGCGGCCATCATGACAGCATATATGCTGATGCATTTTCTGCATGATGAGGAACCCTTTGCTTTTCTCAAGAAAATCTGA
- a CDS encoding tyrosine-type recombinase/integrase, whose product MNKKENWILCPICGNKTRLKNREDTELRISELCGLTDTDLDFENRIINVDHQLLRIKETGYYIETPKTKSGIRQIPMSAKVFEALKRVQTRRRNAKPLIIGGYSSFLFLNRDGCPETAVNYDTMFRGLVKKYNKHHKEALPKTVTPHTLRHTFCTTMANAGMNPKALQYIMGHSNITMTLNYYAHATFDSAKAEMLRLVA is encoded by the coding sequence ATGAATAAGAAAGAAAATTGGATTTTATGTCCCATCTGTGGAAATAAAACAAGGTTAAAAAATAGAGAAGATACAGAATTAAGAATTTCCGAGCTTTGCGGGCTGACCGATACCGACCTTGACTTTGAGAACAGGATAATCAATGTAGACCACCAACTTTTGAGAATTAAGGAAACAGGTTACTATATTGAAACACCGAAAACAAAAAGCGGTATTCGTCAAATCCCCATGAGCGCAAAGGTATTTGAAGCATTGAAGCGGGTACAGACACGACGCAGGAACGCGAAGCCACTTATCATTGGAGGGTACAGCAGTTTCCTTTTTCTTAACCGGGACGGCTGCCCGGAAACGGCAGTCAATTATGATACCATGTTCCGGGGGCTTGTGAAGAAGTACAACAAGCACCATAAGGAAGCCCTACCAAAGACAGTGACCCCGCACACCTTACGTCATACGTTCTGCACCACTATGGCAAATGCCGGAATGAATCCGAAAGCATTACAGTACATTATGGGACATTCCAACATAACCATGACGCTGAACTATTACGCACACGCTACTTTCGACAGTGCAAAAGCGGAAATGCTGCGGTTAGTTGCTTAG
- a CDS encoding ABC transporter substrate-binding protein, whose product MKRKYLKRAAAVALACALAAGSMTACGSDKSGSGSKEGAASGELTMAWWGNQVRNERTQQVLDKYKEEEGTTVKGQFFQWDDYWSKMATSAAGKKMPDIIQMDMSYLQQYVDKSQLLDLTPYIEDGTLDTSNLSEDAVNMGKVGDKIYGVAAGTSASCMFYNKTLLDELGITIKDNMTLDEFIEIAKQVYDKTGYRANLIHYGMYMEVYARANEIQVVDKLGGESAEDYVDYFKISEDGVKEGWHISPSQAADTASVEEDPMVYGSNPDNMTWCTINGSAMLTAYQTAAPEGTDIAITTIPSTDPKKSNYVKPSMYYCVSADTKNPEEAVKVLNYFTNSSEAYKILLAERGIPVSSKISEEIMPLLSQEDQENAAFITDVITPNSSALPPLAPEGTSEAQDLLRKLEEKVKYGEYTSEQAAEEYFNSANEIYAEHQ is encoded by the coding sequence GTGAAAAGGAAATATTTAAAAAGAGCAGCAGCAGTGGCACTGGCATGTGCACTGGCAGCGGGTTCCATGACAGCGTGCGGATCAGACAAGAGCGGAAGCGGAAGTAAAGAGGGAGCGGCATCAGGGGAACTGACCATGGCCTGGTGGGGAAACCAGGTAAGAAATGAGCGTACACAGCAGGTACTGGATAAATATAAGGAAGAAGAGGGAACCACAGTTAAGGGACAGTTCTTCCAGTGGGATGATTACTGGAGTAAAATGGCTACCTCAGCGGCAGGCAAAAAAATGCCGGACATCATCCAGATGGATATGTCATATCTGCAGCAATACGTGGACAAAAGCCAGCTTTTAGATTTAACACCCTATATTGAAGACGGAACTCTGGATACCTCCAATCTGTCAGAAGACGCAGTCAATATGGGCAAGGTGGGAGACAAGATTTACGGCGTTGCAGCCGGGACCAGTGCCTCCTGTATGTTCTATAATAAGACTCTGCTGGATGAATTGGGGATCACGATCAAGGACAATATGACTCTGGATGAGTTTATCGAAATCGCAAAACAGGTCTATGATAAGACAGGCTACCGGGCAAACCTCATCCATTACGGAATGTACATGGAAGTCTACGCAAGGGCCAATGAGATTCAGGTAGTGGATAAACTTGGCGGAGAGAGCGCAGAGGACTATGTAGATTACTTTAAAATTTCTGAAGACGGTGTCAAAGAGGGATGGCACATCTCCCCCAGCCAGGCGGCTGATACAGCCAGCGTTGAGGAAGACCCAATGGTATACGGCTCCAACCCGGACAATATGACCTGGTGTACGATCAATGGTTCTGCCATGCTGACCGCTTACCAGACAGCAGCACCGGAGGGAACAGACATTGCGATCACAACCATACCATCCACAGACCCGAAAAAATCCAACTATGTAAAACCTAGTATGTATTACTGTGTGAGCGCTGATACGAAAAATCCGGAAGAGGCAGTCAAAGTGCTGAATTATTTTACAAATTCTTCAGAGGCATACAAGATTCTACTGGCAGAAAGAGGAATCCCGGTGTCCAGCAAGATTTCAGAGGAGATCATGCCATTGCTCAGCCAGGAAGACCAGGAAAATGCTGCATTTATCACAGACGTGATCACGCCCAATTCCAGTGCATTGCCGCCTCTGGCACCGGAGGGGACCAGCGAGGCTCAGGATCTGCTGAGAAAGCTGGAGGAGAAAGTGAAATACGGGGAATATACTTCGGAGCAGGCTGCCGAGGAATATTTCAACAGCGCAAACGAAATTTACGCGGAACATCAATAA
- a CDS encoding helix-turn-helix transcriptional regulator yields the protein MKQSKEKFDFKAFGQAIKAARKAKGISRNQLADTLNIAPRYIASIEKSGQHPSLQILYELVTLLDVSVDQFFFPERKSRLFLPLLRNMRAKNSGVPVTRLGVRNAACAVLYFIIHADVPRLLVAVALGFTRKIGQAYQGAIR from the coding sequence ATGAAGCAGAGTAAAGAAAAGTTTGATTTTAAGGCTTTTGGGCAAGCCATTAAAGCAGCAAGGAAAGCAAAGGGAATATCGCGCAATCAGTTAGCGGACACGCTGAACATTGCGCCGCGCTATATCGCGTCCATTGAAAAAAGCGGGCAGCACCCGAGTTTACAGATTTTGTATGAGCTTGTAACCTTGCTTGATGTATCGGTAGACCAGTTCTTTTTCCCGGAACGGAAATCAAGGCTTTTTCTGCCCCTACTGCGTAACATGAGGGCAAAAAATAGCGGCGTTCCTGTTACCCGGTTGGGAGTAAGAAACGCCGCCTGTGCGGTGTTATATTTCATTATTCATGCCGACGTGCCGCGCCTTTTGGTCGCGGTGGCTTTGGGGTTTACTCGCAAGATAGGTCAGGCATATCAAGGCGCAATCCGTTAA
- a CDS encoding carbohydrate ABC transporter permease, whose amino-acid sequence MKPTSKKLYKFLNKEKTAGVVFCLPFIIGFLVFLIIPMGISFYYSLCDYDILSPPEFVGLKNYIDMFTNDEVFWHSIKATLYFALVSVPLRLIFALLVAMILVKPTKATGFYRAAYYLPSIIGGSVAVAILWKRMFAPDGVVNSILGMLGIDTNFAWLSDTRTAIWTLILLAVWQFGSSMLIFLSALKQIPKSLYEAADVDGAGKVTKFFRVTLPLLTPTIFFNLVMQVINGFLAFTQSLIITQGKPMDTTLFYAVYMYQQSFSFSKSGYASAMAWVMLGIIAVITFVLFKTKKYWVYEQG is encoded by the coding sequence TTGAAACCTACCAGTAAAAAATTATACAAGTTTTTAAATAAGGAAAAGACAGCAGGAGTTGTATTCTGCCTTCCTTTTATCATAGGATTTTTGGTTTTTCTGATCATACCTATGGGAATCTCTTTTTACTACTCCCTGTGTGACTATGACATATTGTCCCCGCCGGAGTTTGTGGGACTCAAGAACTACATAGATATGTTTACAAATGATGAAGTGTTCTGGCATTCCATCAAAGCGACTCTTTATTTCGCGCTGGTGTCTGTTCCGCTGCGGCTTATTTTTGCCCTGTTGGTGGCTATGATACTGGTGAAACCAACAAAAGCTACAGGTTTTTACCGTGCTGCATACTATCTGCCATCCATCATCGGCGGCTCTGTGGCAGTGGCTATTTTATGGAAGAGGATGTTTGCACCTGACGGTGTTGTGAACAGCATTCTGGGAATGCTGGGAATTGATACAAACTTTGCCTGGCTCAGTGATACCAGGACAGCGATCTGGACATTGATCCTGCTGGCTGTGTGGCAGTTCGGTTCCTCCATGCTGATTTTCCTTTCCGCATTAAAGCAGATTCCAAAATCTCTGTATGAGGCAGCAGATGTAGACGGCGCGGGCAAGGTGACAAAGTTTTTCCGCGTTACCCTGCCGCTTCTGACCCCTACTATTTTCTTTAATCTGGTTATGCAGGTGATCAACGGGTTCCTGGCGTTTACACAGAGTTTGATCATTACACAGGGGAAACCTATGGATACCACCTTATTTTACGCTGTGTATATGTACCAGCAGTCCTTCTCCTTCAGCAAATCCGGATATGCATCCGCAATGGCATGGGTTATGCTGGGCATTATTGCGGTGATCACATTTGTGTTGTTTAAGACGAAAAAATATTGGGTATATGAACAGGGGTGA
- a CDS encoding Txe/YoeB family addiction module toxin, with translation MYRIVYEKQAVKDIKKLKSAKLDKKAKELIEIIREDPFQSPPPYEGLVGNLQGFYSRRINIQQRLVYQIYAEAVEIDNVEYQGTIKIIRMWSHYDGMR, from the coding sequence ATGTATAGAATCGTATATGAAAAACAGGCTGTGAAGGATATCAAAAAACTTAAATCAGCAAAACTAGATAAAAAGGCAAAGGAACTGATAGAAATTATCCGGGAGGATCCTTTTCAAAGCCCACCACCATATGAAGGACTGGTAGGAAACCTACAAGGTTTTTATTCAAGAAGGATTAATATTCAACAGAGACTTGTATACCAGATTTATGCTGAAGCAGTTGAGATTGATAATGTTGAGTATCAGGGCACAATTAAAATAATTCGTATGTGGTCACATTACGATGGCATGAGATAA
- a CDS encoding ECF transporter S component, whose amino-acid sequence MSNDAIVNKRPAGAQNRSKIRTLAQVAMLGAVATVLMMIEFPIPVIAPPFYQMDFSEVSVLVGAFAMGPVAGIMIELLKVLLYAVIHGSATAGVGEIANFLIGCSFIVPAAFFYKYRRNKKFAVIGMVIGTISMAVVGCVVNAFILLPAYGAAFGMPVSAFIQMGTSIHPAINNLFTFVVLAVAPFNLVKGCIISAVTLLIYKRIRVLLRGE is encoded by the coding sequence ATGAGTAATGACGCAATTGTAAACAAAAGGCCTGCAGGGGCGCAGAATCGTTCTAAGATCAGGACACTGGCACAGGTAGCTATGCTTGGGGCAGTGGCTACCGTATTGATGATGATCGAGTTTCCTATCCCGGTGATCGCACCGCCGTTTTATCAGATGGACTTCTCAGAAGTATCGGTACTGGTAGGGGCGTTTGCTATGGGGCCGGTGGCTGGTATTATGATTGAGCTTTTAAAGGTGCTGCTGTATGCAGTTATCCATGGCTCCGCCACAGCGGGGGTAGGTGAGATCGCCAATTTCCTGATTGGATGTTCTTTCATTGTTCCGGCAGCATTTTTCTATAAATACCGCAGAAATAAAAAGTTTGCCGTGATCGGAATGGTGATAGGAACAATCTCAATGGCTGTTGTAGGCTGCGTGGTAAATGCATTTATCCTGCTTCCCGCATATGGGGCAGCATTTGGCATGCCGGTAAGCGCATTTATTCAGATGGGCACATCCATCCATCCCGCGATCAACAACCTGTTTACCTTTGTAGTGCTGGCAGTGGCCCCTTTTAATCTGGTGAAAGGGTGTATCATATCTGCCGTCACACTGCTTATTTATAAAAGGATCAGAGTATTACTGCGAGGAGAATAA
- a CDS encoding type II toxin-antitoxin system Phd/YefM family antitoxin — translation MTAINATKARESLYQLITDVNTTSEPITITNNRGKNAVLLSEDDWNAIQETLYLISIPGMAESIVTGGNTPIEECLSEDEVDW, via the coding sequence ATGACTGCAATAAATGCAACGAAAGCAAGAGAATCCTTATATCAGCTTATTACAGATGTTAATACGACTAGTGAACCTATAACGATCACTAATAACAGAGGAAAAAATGCAGTTCTATTATCCGAGGATGACTGGAATGCTATACAAGAAACATTATACCTTATTTCCATACCAGGAATGGCGGAATCTATTGTTACTGGTGGAAACACACCTATTGAGGAATGTTTGTCAGAGGATGAGGTAGACTGGTAG